A window of Candidatus Lokiarchaeota archaeon contains these coding sequences:
- the pdhA gene encoding pyruvate dehydrogenase (acetyl-transferring) E1 component subunit alpha, whose protein sequence is MKTHHVGSRKLGDGMKQILEPDGSVKSDFELSISPEELTKWYKTMIAVRTLDEKGMRLQRQGRIGFHIPTTGQEAHVGAVAALKSSDWVFPAYREHGAAIYRGMPLGDIINQYFGNEDDPHKGRRLPGLFGHPKYRFVNPSAPIGTQIIHAVGAAYAARYRGEDAITVAFFGEGATSSNDFHSGMNFAGVFKTPSVLICQNNQYAISLPDERQTAAETIADKAQAYGMPGIRVDGNDILAVYSTVQEAAKRARNGEGPTLIENLTYRLGPHTSSDDPSRYRPEEEVEKWKQKDPIKRFKLYLIREGVFTEKEEESIREEYDEKIKRLIKQGASKKKASTEKMFTDVFREMPWHLSEQFEQLKGIEEG, encoded by the coding sequence TTGAAGACGCATCACGTAGGAAGCAGAAAATTGGGTGATGGTATGAAGCAGATACTCGAACCAGATGGTTCAGTGAAATCAGATTTTGAACTGAGTATATCGCCAGAGGAACTAACGAAATGGTACAAAACGATGATAGCTGTTCGCACCCTAGATGAGAAGGGTATGCGCCTGCAGAGACAAGGGAGAATCGGCTTTCATATCCCTACTACAGGGCAAGAAGCACACGTGGGAGCTGTAGCTGCTCTCAAATCCTCAGACTGGGTTTTCCCAGCATACAGGGAACACGGAGCAGCCATCTATCGTGGAATGCCGCTTGGCGACATAATCAATCAGTACTTTGGTAATGAGGACGATCCACACAAGGGAAGACGGCTTCCAGGACTCTTTGGGCATCCCAAATATAGATTCGTTAATCCCTCTGCTCCAATAGGAACACAGATCATTCATGCAGTCGGAGCTGCATATGCAGCCAGGTATCGGGGAGAAGATGCAATCACAGTAGCATTCTTTGGTGAAGGAGCAACGAGCAGCAACGATTTCCATTCGGGAATGAACTTCGCTGGCGTGTTCAAAACCCCTTCGGTGCTCATCTGTCAGAACAACCAGTATGCTATTTCCCTACCTGATGAACGGCAAACGGCCGCTGAAACTATTGCAGATAAAGCTCAAGCATATGGCATGCCAGGAATCAGAGTAGACGGTAATGATATACTAGCTGTCTATAGTACGGTACAGGAAGCTGCTAAGAGAGCTAGAAACGGTGAAGGACCCACTCTTATTGAGAATCTCACCTACCGCCTTGGTCCGCATACTTCCTCAGATGATCCGTCGAGGTATCGTCCAGAGGAGGAAGTAGAGAAATGGAAACAAAAAGATCCCATTAAGAGATTCAAGCTTTATCTCATCCGGGAAGGAGTATTCACTGAGAAAGAAGAAGAAAGTATTCGTGAAGAATACGATGAGAAAATCAAGAGACTCATAAAACAGGGAGCTTCGAAGAAGAAAGCATCAACTGAGAAAATGTTTACTGATGTTTTCAGAGAGATGCCATGGCATCTCAGCGAGCAATTCGAACAACTCAAGGGTATCGAGGAGGGGTGA